In one Bacillus sp. PK3_68 genomic region, the following are encoded:
- a CDS encoding KH domain-containing protein — translation MEELILAIVKPLVDHPDQVYVKEKAEESKVTYRLSLHPEDIGKVIGKHGRIAKAVRTIVMAAANVAHQKKVYVEIAE, via the coding sequence ATGGAAGAGTTAATCTTAGCAATTGTTAAACCACTTGTCGACCATCCCGATCAAGTCTATGTGAAAGAGAAAGCAGAAGAAAGCAAGGTTACTTACCGCCTTTCTCTTCATCCGGAGGATATTGGGAAAGTCATCGGGAAGCACGGCCGCATTGCTAAGGCGGTTCGAACCATTGTAATGGCAGCGGCAAACGTTGCTCATCAGAAAAAAGTGTATGTAGAAATAGCCGAATAG
- a CDS encoding EscU/YscU/HrcU family type III secretion system export apparatus switch protein: protein MNKETKRKQAAALSYRPEKNQSPLLIAKGKGKVAENILERAKEHNIPIQEDPSLVELLGKLEINETIPEELYQAVAEVFAFIYRLDQLKK from the coding sequence ATGAATAAAGAGACAAAAAGAAAACAGGCGGCCGCTCTCTCTTACCGCCCTGAAAAGAACCAGTCCCCTCTGTTAATTGCTAAAGGGAAGGGCAAAGTGGCCGAAAACATCCTTGAAAGAGCTAAAGAGCATAATATTCCTATCCAGGAAGACCCAAGCCTGGTCGAGCTGTTGGGGAAGTTAGAAATTAATGAAACCATCCCCGAAGAACTCTATCAAGCCGTAGCGGAAGTGTTTGCCTTCATTTATCGGCTTGACCAGCTAAAAAAATAA
- the rimM gene encoding ribosome maturation factor RimM (Essential for efficient processing of 16S rRNA), producing the protein MEKWFNVGKIVNTHGIRGEVRVISRTDFPDERYKVGNTLYLFMPGETEGKPLIVSSHRKHKSFDLLTFEGVDGLNAIEPFKGGLLKIKESQQGELNEGEYYFHEIIGCLVKTVDEEEVGKVTEILTPGANDVWVVKGKNGKDFYIPYIEQIVKKVDVKEKLIFIEPMEGLLS; encoded by the coding sequence ATGGAGAAATGGTTTAACGTGGGAAAAATTGTGAATACACATGGAATTCGTGGCGAAGTAAGAGTGATTTCGAGAACGGATTTCCCTGATGAGCGATATAAAGTAGGAAACACACTTTATTTGTTCATGCCCGGTGAAACGGAAGGAAAACCTTTAATCGTCTCATCGCATCGTAAACACAAATCATTTGATTTACTCACATTTGAAGGTGTGGATGGATTAAATGCCATAGAGCCGTTCAAAGGCGGGCTTTTAAAAATAAAAGAGTCGCAGCAGGGTGAGTTAAACGAAGGAGAATACTACTTCCACGAAATCATCGGTTGTCTAGTTAAAACAGTCGATGAGGAGGAAGTTGGTAAAGTAACCGAAATTTTAACGCCGGGAGCTAATGATGTGTGGGTAGTTAAGGGGAAAAATGGAAAAGATTTTTACATTCCGTATATTGAGCAAATTGTAAAAAAGGTAGATGTGAAAGAGAAGCTCATCTTTATTGAACCGATGGAAGGGTTATTGTCATGA
- the ylqF gene encoding ribosome biogenesis GTPase YlqF, translating into MTIQWFPGHMAKARREVTEKLKLVDIIFELVDARLPISSRNPMIDEIIQQKPRLVLLNKADMADPAVTNRWLAYFKQEGIPALAINSHAGNGLAAINKAAKEILKEKFDRMKSRGIKPRAIRAMIVGIPNVGKSTLINRLAKKNIAKTGNMPGVTKAQQWIKAGKEMELLDTPGILWPKFEDEETGFKLALTGAIKDTILNLQDVAIFALRFLEDHYPDRLKERYQLEDIPEDVVDLFNNIGTLRGCYAARNEIDYDKTTEVIIRDIRGEKLGKLTFDFPEAQMK; encoded by the coding sequence ATGACAATTCAATGGTTTCCCGGCCATATGGCTAAAGCGAGAAGGGAAGTAACAGAGAAACTGAAATTAGTGGACATCATCTTTGAATTGGTTGATGCTCGCCTGCCAATTTCTTCACGTAACCCGATGATTGATGAAATCATCCAGCAAAAGCCGAGATTAGTGCTTTTAAACAAAGCCGACATGGCGGATCCAGCGGTTACTAATCGCTGGCTTGCTTACTTTAAACAGGAGGGGATTCCCGCATTAGCGATTAACTCTCATGCAGGGAACGGCTTGGCGGCTATTAATAAAGCGGCCAAGGAGATCCTAAAGGAAAAATTCGACCGAATGAAATCCAGAGGGATAAAGCCTAGGGCTATCCGGGCTATGATCGTCGGTATCCCGAACGTAGGGAAGTCTACATTAATCAACCGGCTGGCTAAAAAGAACATTGCTAAGACTGGTAACATGCCTGGTGTCACAAAAGCCCAGCAGTGGATCAAGGCAGGGAAAGAAATGGAGCTTCTGGATACCCCTGGCATTCTTTGGCCAAAATTTGAGGATGAAGAAACTGGCTTTAAGCTGGCTTTGACCGGAGCGATTAAAGACACCATCCTTAATTTGCAGGATGTGGCAATTTTTGCTCTCCGCTTTTTGGAAGATCATTATCCAGACCGTCTTAAAGAGCGCTATCAGCTCGAGGACATTCCGGAGGACGTAGTGGACCTTTTCAATAATATCGGCACGCTGCGCGGCTGTTACGCAGCACGCAACGAAATCGATTATGATAAAACAACGGAAGTTATTATCCGTGATATCCGTGGAGAAAAGCTTGGAAAGCTAACGTTTGACTTTCCGGAAGCACAAATGAAATAA
- the rplS gene encoding 50S ribosomal protein L19, producing the protein MHKLIEELTKEQLRTDLPAFRPGDTVRVHVKVVEGTRERIQVFEGVVIKRRGGGVSETFTVRKISYGVGVERTFPLHTPKIERIEVTRRGKVRRAKLYYLRNLRGKAARIKEIR; encoded by the coding sequence ATGCACAAATTGATTGAAGAACTTACTAAGGAACAACTTCGCACAGATCTTCCGGCTTTCCGTCCTGGAGATACAGTACGCGTACACGTAAAGGTCGTTGAGGGCACACGTGAACGTATCCAGGTTTTTGAAGGGGTTGTAATCAAACGTCGCGGTGGCGGAGTAAGCGAAACATTTACTGTTCGCAAAATCTCTTATGGCGTAGGCGTTGAACGTACGTTCCCGCTTCATACACCGAAGATCGAAAGAATCGAAGTAACTCGCCGTGGTAAAGTTCGTCGTGCTAAATTGTACTACTTGCGTAACCTTCGCGGTAAAGCAGCTCGTATTAAAGAAATTCGATAA
- the rpsP gene encoding 30S ribosomal protein S16 translates to MAVKIRLKRMGSKRAPFYRIVVADSRSPRDGRQIETVGTYNPISQPAEVKIDEELALKWLQNGAKPSDTVRNLFSKQGIMEKFHNAKISK, encoded by the coding sequence ATGGCAGTAAAAATTCGTTTAAAACGCATGGGTTCTAAAAGAGCTCCATTCTATCGTATTGTAGTAGCAGATTCTCGTTCTCCACGTGACGGACGCCAAATCGAAACAGTTGGAACATACAATCCAATTTCTCAACCAGCGGAAGTAAAAATCGATGAAGAGCTTGCACTAAAATGGCTTCAAAATGGTGCGAAACCATCTGATACAGTACGTAATCTTTTCTCTAAGCAAGGCATTATGGAAAAATTCCACAACGCTAAAATCAGCAAATAA
- a CDS encoding ribonuclease HII codes for MMVQSVSEIKKELKNIQTENHPQFQEWLKDSRKGVQQAIAQWYRRQNQREQERLNYERKLTFEKQLIEKGVTYIAGIDEVGRGPLAGPVVAAAVVLPEDLELVGINDSKKISRMKRDYFYEELIEKADVGIGIVEASEIDEINIYEATKKAMKVAVAGLSRVPEHLLIDAMTLSLPIPQTSIIKGDATSVSIAAASIVAKVTRDRLMCDYALVYPQYGFERNMGYGTAEHLKGLNSSGPCEIHRRSFSPVKEIE; via the coding sequence ATGATGGTCCAGTCAGTAAGTGAAATTAAAAAGGAACTAAAAAATATTCAAACAGAAAATCATCCGCAATTTCAGGAGTGGCTGAAAGATTCTCGAAAAGGAGTCCAGCAGGCAATTGCCCAATGGTACCGCCGACAAAATCAACGGGAGCAAGAACGATTAAACTACGAGAGAAAGCTCACTTTTGAAAAGCAACTCATAGAGAAAGGAGTAACATATATTGCGGGAATCGATGAAGTGGGACGAGGACCACTCGCAGGGCCGGTTGTCGCAGCAGCAGTTGTGCTACCAGAAGATCTTGAGCTAGTAGGAATTAATGATTCTAAAAAAATCAGCAGAATGAAAAGAGACTATTTCTATGAAGAACTTATAGAAAAAGCAGACGTAGGTATCGGGATTGTTGAGGCTTCTGAAATTGATGAAATAAATATATACGAAGCCACAAAAAAAGCGATGAAAGTAGCGGTAGCAGGTCTTTCACGGGTCCCAGAGCATCTGTTGATCGATGCAATGACACTAAGCCTTCCCATTCCTCAGACATCTATTATTAAGGGGGATGCAACAAGTGTATCGATTGCAGCAGCGTCGATCGTAGCAAAAGTGACCAGAGACAGGTTAATGTGTGACTATGCTCTCGTTTATCCACAATACGGTTTTGAAAGAAATATGGGATATGGAACAGCAGAGCATTTGAAAGGTTTGAATTCAAGCGGTCCCTGCGAGATTCACCGAAGGAGTTTTTCTCCAGTAAAGGAAATAGAATAA
- a CDS encoding putative DNA-binding protein: MLEKTTRMNFLYDFYHSLLTDKQRSYMSLYYLDDFSLGEIAEEYEVSRQAVYDNIKRTEAMLEEYESKLLLFKKFQERSRLLKQLKSLVSADGQSIIESLEKLD; the protein is encoded by the coding sequence ATGCTTGAAAAGACAACAAGAATGAATTTCTTGTATGATTTCTATCATTCTTTGTTAACAGATAAGCAGCGCAGTTATATGTCCCTTTATTACCTAGATGATTTCTCTCTTGGTGAAATCGCGGAAGAGTATGAAGTGAGCCGCCAGGCGGTTTACGATAATATTAAACGCACGGAAGCAATGCTCGAAGAGTATGAGAGCAAACTACTGCTATTTAAAAAATTTCAAGAGCGCAGCCGCTTGCTGAAACAGTTAAAATCACTTGTTTCTGCTGACGGACAGTCTATTATTGAATCGCTCGAGAAATTAGATTAG
- a CDS encoding YlqD family protein translates to MQVLRTVIVKQVLTETLKQSLLSSYQDKKSQLEKEYEQLRFELKKTERQQKGVGQQSTAFFQKEMKQRQQKIENINFQQSQLELLPLGSELKEKEMQTLADVKIGDRWEETEKTIVIKDGIVVEIR, encoded by the coding sequence ATGCAAGTTTTGCGGACAGTAATTGTTAAGCAAGTATTAACAGAGACGCTGAAACAATCGTTGCTTTCATCTTATCAGGATAAAAAAAGCCAGCTTGAAAAAGAATATGAGCAATTACGCTTTGAGTTAAAAAAAACTGAACGACAGCAAAAAGGCGTCGGCCAGCAATCTACAGCCTTTTTTCAGAAGGAGATGAAGCAGCGTCAGCAAAAAATTGAAAATATTAATTTTCAACAAAGCCAGCTGGAGCTGCTTCCTCTTGGCAGTGAGTTGAAGGAAAAAGAAATGCAGACACTAGCCGATGTGAAAATTGGAGATCGATGGGAAGAAACAGAAAAGACAATTGTCATTAAAGATGGCATTGTCGTCGAGATTCGTTAG
- the ffh gene encoding signal recognition particle protein → MAFEGLADRLQSTMQKIRGKGKVTEADVKEMMREVRLALLEADVNFKVVKSFVKKVSERSVGQEVMKSLTPGQQVIKVVKEELTNLMGGEQSQIAVAKRPPTVIMMVGLQGAGKTTTTGKLANLLRKRYNRKPLLVAADIYRPAAIKQLETLGKQLNMPVFSLGDQVSPVEIAKQAIEKAKADHHDYVLIDTAGRLHVDEDLMGELKDIKELTNPDEIFLVVDAMTGQDAVNVAESFNEQLGVTGVILTKLDGDTRGGAALSIRAVTEKPIKFAGMGEKLDALEPFHPERMASRILGMGDVLTLIEKAQTNVDEEKAKELEQKMRTMSFTFDDFLEQLGQVRSMGPLDEIIKMLPGANKIKGLSNVQVDEKQISHVEAIIQSMTNEEKQHPEIISSGRKKRIAKGSGTSIQEVNRLLKQFEEMKKMMKQMSGMQQKGKKKGMPFKFPFM, encoded by the coding sequence ATGGCATTTGAAGGATTAGCCGACCGACTGCAAAGCACAATGCAAAAAATCCGCGGCAAAGGGAAAGTGACAGAGGCGGATGTCAAAGAAATGATGAGAGAAGTGCGTCTTGCCCTTCTTGAAGCGGATGTTAACTTCAAAGTCGTCAAAAGCTTTGTTAAAAAAGTTAGCGAACGCTCTGTCGGCCAGGAAGTAATGAAAAGCTTAACGCCTGGTCAGCAGGTCATTAAAGTGGTTAAAGAAGAACTAACCAACCTGATGGGTGGCGAACAAAGCCAAATTGCGGTAGCAAAGCGGCCACCAACAGTAATCATGATGGTTGGTCTTCAAGGGGCCGGTAAAACAACGACTACTGGCAAGCTGGCTAATTTGTTGCGGAAGCGTTATAACCGCAAGCCGCTGCTTGTAGCGGCGGATATTTACCGTCCGGCAGCTATTAAGCAGTTGGAAACACTCGGCAAACAACTAAATATGCCCGTTTTTTCTTTAGGGGACCAGGTGAGCCCGGTGGAAATTGCCAAGCAGGCGATTGAAAAAGCAAAAGCAGATCATCATGATTATGTCTTGATTGATACGGCTGGCCGTCTACACGTAGATGAAGACTTAATGGGTGAGCTAAAAGATATCAAAGAATTGACTAATCCTGACGAAATCTTCCTTGTAGTAGATGCAATGACTGGTCAAGACGCGGTGAATGTTGCAGAAAGCTTCAATGAACAGCTTGGTGTGACGGGCGTTATTTTAACGAAGCTTGATGGTGATACGCGCGGAGGGGCAGCTTTATCTATTCGTGCGGTAACTGAAAAGCCGATTAAGTTTGCTGGTATGGGTGAAAAACTCGATGCTCTTGAACCTTTTCATCCGGAGCGAATGGCTTCCCGGATTTTGGGCATGGGCGATGTATTGACGCTGATTGAAAAGGCGCAAACGAACGTGGATGAAGAAAAAGCAAAAGAGCTTGAGCAGAAAATGCGGACAATGTCCTTTACATTTGATGACTTTCTCGAACAGCTTGGCCAAGTCCGTTCCATGGGTCCATTGGATGAGATTATCAAAATGCTTCCCGGAGCTAATAAAATTAAAGGTTTAAGCAATGTTCAGGTGGATGAAAAGCAAATTTCTCACGTTGAAGCTATTATTCAGTCGATGACGAATGAGGAAAAGCAGCATCCAGAAATTATTAGCTCAGGCCGAAAAAAGCGTATTGCCAAAGGAAGCGGAACCTCTATTCAAGAGGTCAATCGTCTTCTTAAGCAATTTGAAGAGATGAAAAAGATGATGAAGCAAATGTCTGGCATGCAGCAAAAGGGCAAGAAAAAAGGAATGCCGTTTAAGTTTCCATTTATGTAA
- the sucC gene encoding ADP-forming succinate--CoA ligase subunit beta, whose translation MNIHEYQGKEILRNYGVAVPNGKVAFSVEEAVEAAKQLGTDVCVVKAQIHAGGRGKAGGVKVAKNIDEVRTYAEEILGKTLVTHQTGPEGKEVKRLLIEEGCDIQKEYYVGLVLDRATSQVVLMASEEGGTEIEEVAAATPEKIFKEYIDPVTGLMPYQARRIAFNINIPAELVNKAVKFMMGLYTVFIEKDASIAEINPLVVTGDGNVMALDAKINFDSNALYRHKDIMEYRDLEEEDPKEIEASKYDLSYISLDGNIGCMVNGAGLAMATMDIIKHYGGDPANFLDVGGGATAEKVTEAFKIILSDKNVKGIFVNIFGGIMKCDIIATGVVEAAKQVGLSVPLVVRLEGTNVDLGKKILSESDIDIVAAESMADGAQKIVELVSK comes from the coding sequence ATGAATATCCATGAGTATCAAGGCAAAGAAATCCTCAGAAATTACGGGGTAGCCGTTCCAAACGGTAAAGTTGCTTTTTCCGTTGAAGAAGCAGTTGAAGCAGCAAAACAACTTGGCACTGACGTTTGTGTCGTAAAAGCGCAAATTCACGCAGGCGGCCGCGGAAAAGCGGGCGGAGTTAAAGTTGCAAAAAATATTGATGAAGTGCGTACATATGCTGAAGAAATTTTAGGTAAAACGCTTGTCACTCATCAAACAGGTCCAGAAGGAAAAGAAGTCAAGCGTTTATTGATTGAAGAAGGCTGCGATATTCAAAAAGAATATTACGTTGGTCTTGTTCTAGATCGCGCTACGTCTCAAGTCGTATTAATGGCTTCTGAAGAAGGCGGAACAGAAATCGAAGAGGTAGCGGCAGCTACTCCAGAAAAGATTTTCAAGGAGTACATTGATCCAGTAACAGGCTTAATGCCTTACCAAGCTCGCCGTATCGCTTTCAACATCAATATTCCGGCAGAACTTGTGAACAAAGCAGTGAAGTTTATGATGGGTCTTTATACAGTATTTATTGAGAAAGACGCTTCTATTGCTGAGATTAACCCGCTTGTTGTAACAGGTGACGGTAATGTTATGGCGCTTGATGCGAAAATCAACTTTGATTCTAACGCATTGTATCGCCATAAAGATATTATGGAATACCGCGATTTAGAAGAAGAAGATCCAAAAGAAATCGAAGCTTCTAAATATGACTTAAGCTATATCTCTCTTGATGGCAACATTGGCTGTATGGTTAATGGGGCAGGCCTCGCTATGGCAACAATGGATATCATTAAGCATTACGGCGGCGATCCGGCTAACTTCCTTGATGTTGGGGGCGGCGCGACAGCTGAAAAAGTTACAGAAGCATTTAAAATTATTCTTTCCGACAAAAACGTTAAAGGTATTTTCGTTAACATTTTCGGCGGAATTATGAAATGTGACATCATTGCAACTGGTGTGGTAGAAGCTGCAAAACAAGTCGGCTTATCTGTGCCACTCGTTGTTCGTTTAGAAGGAACAAACGTTGATTTAGGTAAGAAAATCTTAAGTGAGTCTGATATTGACATTGTTGCGGCTGAGTCTATGGCTGATGGCGCACAAAAAATCGTTGAGCTTGTAAGCAAATAA
- the trmD gene encoding tRNA (guanosine(37)-N1)-methyltransferase TrmD yields the protein MKIDILSLFPEMFEGVLRSSILKKASEKGKVEYNVINFREFAEGKHKTVDDYPYGGGAGMVLKPQPVFDAVEQAKASSPSSRPRVILMCPQGERYSQQKAEELAAEQHLIFICGHYEGYDERIREQLVTDEISIGDFVLTGGELAAMVITDSVVRLLPDVLGNEESPILDSFSSGLLEHPHYTRPAEFRGLKVPGVLLSGNHRLIEEWREKESLRRTWERRPDLLANYPLSEQQKIWLTEWEKERDS from the coding sequence ATGAAAATTGATATTCTTTCTCTTTTTCCTGAAATGTTCGAAGGAGTTCTCCGCTCTTCCATATTGAAGAAAGCATCTGAAAAAGGAAAAGTTGAGTACAATGTGATTAATTTCCGGGAATTCGCCGAGGGAAAGCATAAAACGGTTGATGATTATCCATATGGTGGCGGAGCGGGAATGGTGTTGAAGCCGCAGCCGGTTTTTGATGCGGTCGAGCAGGCAAAGGCATCCTCTCCCTCTTCTCGTCCACGGGTAATTTTAATGTGTCCCCAAGGAGAGCGCTACTCACAGCAAAAGGCCGAAGAATTGGCTGCAGAGCAGCATCTTATTTTTATTTGTGGCCATTATGAAGGCTATGATGAGCGGATTCGTGAGCAGCTTGTAACAGACGAAATCTCGATTGGTGACTTTGTCTTAACAGGCGGTGAGCTAGCAGCTATGGTTATTACAGATAGTGTGGTCCGTCTCTTGCCTGATGTGCTTGGCAATGAGGAATCTCCTATACTCGATTCATTTTCCTCCGGGCTTCTTGAACATCCTCACTATACGAGGCCAGCTGAATTTCGGGGCTTGAAAGTGCCAGGCGTTCTTCTTTCAGGGAACCACCGATTAATAGAGGAATGGAGAGAGAAAGAGTCCTTAAGACGGACATGGGAACGGCGCCCGGACTTACTAGCGAATTATCCTTTATCAGAACAGCAGAAAATATGGTTAACAGAGTGGGAAAAAGAAAGAGATTCTTGA
- the ftsY gene encoding signal recognition particle-docking protein FtsY, producing the protein MSFFKKLKEKLTTSTDQATEKFKTGLTKTRDNFSSKVNDLVARYRKIDEDFFEELEEILIGADVGFDTVMELIDQLKHEVKRRNTKDPAEVRDIITEKLVDIYQNGEEAPNALNIQENDLTVILFVGVNGVGKTTTIGKMAHKFKSEGKNVLLAAGDTFRAGAIEQLEVWGERTGVEVIKQGEGSDPAAVMYDAVRAAKSRKADILLCDTAGRLQNKVNLMKELEKVKRVIEREVPGAPHEVLIVLDATTGQNAMVQAKTFKEATDVSGIVLTKLDGTAKGGIVLAIRKELEIPVKFVGLGEKMDDLQQFDAEKYVYGLFSTAFEEKEEDTEEEEE; encoded by the coding sequence ATGAGCTTTTTTAAGAAATTAAAAGAAAAATTGACAACTTCCACAGACCAGGCAACAGAAAAATTTAAAACGGGCCTGACGAAAACACGTGATAACTTTTCCAGCAAAGTAAACGACCTCGTGGCGCGTTATCGCAAAATTGATGAGGATTTCTTCGAAGAGTTGGAAGAGATTCTGATCGGTGCCGATGTGGGATTTGATACAGTTATGGAATTAATTGATCAATTGAAACATGAAGTAAAACGGCGCAATACGAAAGATCCGGCAGAAGTACGTGATATTATCACAGAAAAACTCGTCGATATTTACCAGAACGGTGAAGAAGCACCAAATGCATTGAATATACAGGAAAACGACCTTACAGTCATTCTCTTTGTTGGCGTCAACGGAGTAGGGAAAACAACAACAATCGGTAAGATGGCTCATAAGTTTAAATCAGAAGGCAAAAACGTGTTGCTAGCCGCTGGAGACACTTTCCGTGCCGGAGCGATTGAGCAGCTTGAGGTCTGGGGAGAACGAACAGGCGTGGAAGTAATTAAGCAGGGGGAAGGCTCTGATCCGGCTGCGGTGATGTATGATGCTGTTCGGGCGGCTAAATCACGGAAAGCGGATATTTTGTTGTGTGACACAGCCGGACGACTGCAAAATAAAGTGAATTTAATGAAGGAATTGGAAAAAGTAAAGAGAGTCATTGAACGAGAAGTTCCCGGAGCCCCTCATGAAGTATTGATTGTCTTGGATGCGACCACGGGACAAAATGCCATGGTTCAGGCAAAAACCTTCAAAGAAGCAACAGACGTAAGCGGAATCGTTCTTACAAAGCTTGATGGAACAGCTAAAGGGGGCATCGTGCTCGCTATCCGCAAAGAACTCGAAATTCCGGTTAAATTTGTCGGTTTAGGTGAAAAGATGGATGATCTCCAGCAATTTGATGCGGAAAAATACGTGTACGGCTTGTTTTCTACTGCCTTCGAAGAAAAAGAGGAAGACACAGAAGAAGAGGAAGAATGA